DNA from Prunus persica cultivar Lovell chromosome G6, Prunus_persica_NCBIv2, whole genome shotgun sequence:
AGTCAATTTAGACTGCAAATTGGATCTCAAGGCCATTGCACTGCAAGCTCGTAACGCTGAATACAACCCCAAGGCATGTGCCTTTGTTTGACAAGTACAATAAAGTTCGGGTATTTTTGTAGCTCCATGGTAGAGCATCTTTGCCTGTTAGTATGGAGCTTCACTAGTTGGGATTTTATAAGTTTAGATGCTAGAGTTGCTATAATATCCATATACACTAAAGAGAATTTTCTTGTTCTAAATTACCTGTTAGATTGCAAATTAATTGTAGTGTACCCTTGCAGCGTTTTGCTGCTGTGATTATGAGAATAAGAGAACCGAAGACGACTGCATTGATATTTGCATCTGGTAAGATGGTAAGTCTCAATTTAAAACCAAACACCTTGTTCCCTTCCCTTTTCATTGATTCTGCACCATGTGCTTCATTTCACATGATGGATAGATGGGGTTTTTTAAATGTCTTGTTATGGTATGTCTCACTCTTTCTATCTAATCAGTAATCCATGCTAATGTGAATGCCGGCACTGTGTCGTATAGGTTTGTACGGGAGCTAAGAGTGAACAACAATCAAAATTGGCAGCACGAAAGGTATTTTTATTACTTTCCACATTCATTGTGTGCGTTTTATGTAGGGGCAGTTTGTCCCATATCCATTTTTCTGGCATCTGTTTGAAATTTTGTCCAGAACATTGCCATATTGGTGTTTCTGTTTAAGCTATACAGCTCTAACACATGCAAATAGCCCtctaatatatttgaaatatgcTGGCATCATGACCATGTTAGTGGCGATGTCATggaaacataatatttatacAATCTTACATGAACCTCTTTGTTCTTCAGTATGCTCGAATCATCCAGAAACTCGGTTTTCCAGCTCAGTTCAAGgtactctctctcactctctctctctcctacaCTCACTCACACACATGCATGCTCTCTGCTACATGCTGTCACTTTATTTACTTAAATCCAGTTTCAATTTGGTGGTGCAAACAGGatttcaaaatccaaaatatagTTGGTTCTTGTGACGTGAAATTTCCCATAAGACTTGAAGGCCTGGCGTATTCCCATGGTGCCTTCTCAAGTGTGAGTTTTCTGGCTGCACCTCTGTGTCTGTTTTTGTAATCATGTAAAAACTGAATGCCTTTGGACAAAGTTTTTCCTTGTTTATCGTCCAAGGTTGCAGGGAGTGTTTTGTGCTGGCAACAGGCTaaaaactccatttacggaagcATCATCTTTAGAGTTTACTTCTGTCTATGCATTTCTCTCATTGTATAGAGACATGCATCttaaatattcatattttgTCTGGGAAAAGTGTATGTGCTGTTTATCAAGAATTCCACAAAATCAGTTATACTGATTGTTTTCAATTGTTGTGGGGTCAGTATGAACCAGAACTGTTCCCCGGCTTGATTTATCGGATGAAACAACCGAAGATTGTGCTTCTGATTTTTGTGTCTGGAAAAATAGTTCTTACAGGGGCGAAGGTGATAATTAGCGACGattcttttgaattttcattttttcggtgttatatgatattatcttggAACATTATCTGAAGCGCATTACCATTTCAATGCTTCAGGTAAGAGGTGAGACATATGAAGCCTTTGAGAACATTTACCCAGTTCTTACAGAGTTCAGGAAAAATCAGCAATGGTATGGCACTTAACTGTTTAATTATGTTAAGATATTTCATTGCCTTGTgttaagttattttttttccaattaaagTTCTGGTATAAACACCAATCATGTTTTATAGGCATCATTTTATACGGTTAGCGATTCATGTTGAACTTTTCTGGCCTGATTATTACAACTCATGTCAATTTATCTTAAAAATGACTTTTCAGATTATTTGTGGGAAGCACACAGCAGTTGTATCCGTGGGGCGGAATACTTGGCAC
Protein-coding regions in this window:
- the LOC18772388 gene encoding TATA-box-binding protein; protein product: MAEQGLEGSQPVDLKKHPSGIVPTLQNIVSTVNLDCKLDLKAIALQARNAEYNPKRFAAVIMRIREPKTTALIFASGKMVCTGAKSEQQSKLAARKYARIIQKLGFPAQFKDFKIQNIVGSCDVKFPIRLEGLAYSHGAFSSYEPELFPGLIYRMKQPKIVLLIFVSGKIVLTGAKVRGETYEAFENIYPVLTEFRKNQQ